A genomic region of Marinobacter sp. NP-4(2019) contains the following coding sequences:
- a CDS encoding glycosyltransferase family 2 protein, translating to MDTPFFSVISPNFNSGKKLLRAAQSLSRNKVSFEHIVVDDCSTDGSFNLPCELESSTILVRNEKNLGPGPSRNKGLEIARGRYVIFMDSDDFFMPLALDLIHHALMSEGCPDVFIFGYYFNRSGRHDNLEDDVKVEMSYYKLLDGEVLLRKYFLDEIVSAPWGKCLSSHLAKGARFPSLRVSQDAFYNLDVFLKAESTIISDDKLYVFDKSDSKSLTSRPFDYSEFKKFYRSWIAFERKVLSDTALIKYRDLVYARKIKFCVLYYMNRLALTPEAERDSRVVAFVKALFLRNIWLARRNLSGKSIAASFLFCIVPKITLLVLRSRLLKGSK from the coding sequence GTGGATACTCCATTTTTCTCTGTGATTAGCCCAAATTTTAATTCTGGGAAAAAATTGTTACGTGCGGCTCAGTCGCTTTCAAGAAACAAAGTGAGCTTTGAGCATATAGTTGTTGACGACTGTTCTACAGATGGATCGTTTAATCTACCGTGTGAACTTGAAAGTTCTACGATTCTTGTGCGTAACGAAAAGAATCTCGGGCCCGGACCATCGCGCAATAAAGGCCTTGAGATTGCCAGAGGTCGCTATGTTATATTCATGGACTCAGATGATTTCTTTATGCCACTCGCGTTAGATCTTATCCATCACGCGCTTATGTCCGAAGGCTGCCCTGATGTTTTTATTTTTGGATACTACTTTAATAGGTCTGGACGTCATGACAATTTAGAGGATGATGTTAAGGTTGAAATGTCCTATTATAAATTGTTAGATGGGGAGGTTCTCCTCCGAAAGTACTTTCTGGATGAGATCGTGTCCGCGCCTTGGGGGAAATGTTTATCTTCACATTTAGCGAAAGGAGCAAGGTTTCCATCCCTCAGGGTATCTCAAGATGCCTTTTATAATCTTGATGTTTTTTTGAAAGCAGAATCCACCATTATTAGTGATGATAAGCTTTATGTTTTTGATAAGTCGGATTCTAAAAGTCTGACTAGCAGGCCGTTTGATTATTCAGAGTTCAAGAAATTTTACAGGAGCTGGATTGCTTTTGAGAGAAAGGTGCTAAGCGATACAGCCCTGATAAAATATAGGGATCTGGTTTACGCTAGAAAAATAAAGTTCTGTGTTCTTTATTATATGAATAGGCTTGCACTAACGCCGGAGGCAGAAAGAGATTCGAGAGTTGTTGCATTTGTTAAGGCGCTGTTCCTGAGAAATATTTGGCTGGCTCGCAGGAATCTTTCGGGGAAATCTATTGCTGCATCCTTTCTTTTCTGCATCGTTCCAAAAATTACACTTCTTGTTTTAAGGTCGAGGCTTTTGAAGGGGAGCAAGTGA
- a CDS encoding glycosyltransferase family 2 protein encodes MKISIAMATYNGAQYIQEQLQSFVGQTRQPDELIITDDCSTDQTEAIVREFAKTAPFIVEFHRNEKNLGYCGNFNAALMKTTGDLVFLSDQDDVWFPEKIEHMISVAERNPQALVVMNDAALTDGELNEVGLTKVGQIRSAGFTMDNFVMGCCCGIRRELLDFCMPIPAGINGHDNWIVDFADALNSKVVDDRVLQYYRRHESNESQFIANRTTRVTPRLAFIHSVKKLFEGDVREREDAQIAQQQVMIEGIQRVQAVAPQKYHANLEHMLETAEAAANSFELRVRVREKWLLPRMAATLGLLLKGGYRNTSGVKAVLRDLVGC; translated from the coding sequence ATGAAAATTTCCATAGCCATGGCCACCTACAACGGTGCCCAATACATACAAGAGCAACTCCAAAGCTTCGTAGGCCAGACTCGCCAGCCGGACGAACTAATCATCACAGACGACTGCTCCACAGATCAAACGGAAGCCATCGTCCGCGAGTTCGCAAAAACAGCGCCATTCATCGTCGAGTTCCACCGTAACGAAAAGAACCTGGGCTACTGCGGCAACTTCAACGCAGCGTTGATGAAGACGACCGGCGATCTGGTTTTTCTCAGTGACCAGGATGACGTGTGGTTCCCGGAGAAGATCGAACACATGATCAGTGTTGCCGAGCGTAACCCGCAAGCGTTGGTGGTGATGAACGATGCCGCGTTGACGGATGGAGAGTTAAATGAGGTGGGGTTGACCAAGGTAGGCCAGATACGCTCGGCCGGCTTTACTATGGATAACTTTGTGATGGGCTGCTGTTGCGGGATTCGTCGCGAGTTATTGGACTTTTGTATGCCTATTCCGGCGGGCATTAACGGCCATGACAACTGGATTGTAGACTTCGCAGACGCTCTGAATAGCAAAGTGGTCGATGATCGGGTGCTTCAATACTACCGTCGGCACGAATCCAACGAATCGCAGTTTATTGCTAACCGTACAACGAGGGTTACCCCGCGGCTGGCTTTTATACACTCGGTGAAAAAGCTATTTGAAGGTGATGTTCGTGAGAGAGAAGATGCTCAGATTGCACAGCAGCAGGTGATGATCGAGGGCATTCAACGGGTGCAAGCGGTAGCACCCCAAAAATACCACGCCAATTTGGAGCATATGTTGGAAACAGCTGAAGCCGCAGCGAATAGTTTTGAGCTGCGTGTACGTGTTCGAGAGAAGTGGCTTTTGCCGAGAATGGCTGCAACGCTTGGCCTGCTATTGAAGGGTGGCTACCGAAATACCAGTGGAGTTAAGGCGGTTTTGAGGGATTTGGTGGGCTGTTAA
- a CDS encoding ParA family protein, whose product MRPQAHITFDQCLPLLVRVVRELVPSVDFAELRVVRDMHGRLYLMVPDNWSDSEVGALKEKLQSVLGHYSPGMNGVARYQDTLAGGALFQEPTLVHWVDGVNLHLIERRAMGQDWALQPQAGPQFHPPRFVFHSLKGGVGRSTAMMLWGRELVRQGRTVLLVDLDLEAPGLGAHMLEPEHRPVYGVLDWLVEDLVGNARAAMPKDMVAQSTLVNSPGLWVAPALGKRAFDSPENVMAKLARGYLEGEDGLGFAARLRHMVEALEAHVKPDVVLIDSRAGLHETVAANLLHLNAEVFLFAVDVPATWEGYRYLLSHLTQLAQVSGKASQQLVDWRERFHMVHARSSMSEADKRRFASRAFNVWVDTLYDELPPDELVDAAPAFTFDEFDSDAPHWPLSILRSDHFEALDPMMQLASIGESAIREAFGELFSGLNHCLALAKVDIL is encoded by the coding sequence ATGCGACCGCAAGCACATATTACTTTCGATCAGTGCCTGCCACTGCTGGTGCGCGTCGTGCGTGAGCTTGTGCCATCGGTGGATTTTGCCGAACTTCGGGTTGTGCGTGATATGCATGGCCGTTTGTATTTAATGGTGCCGGATAATTGGTCAGATTCTGAAGTTGGCGCTCTGAAAGAAAAGCTTCAGAGTGTACTTGGCCACTACAGCCCGGGTATGAACGGGGTCGCCAGGTATCAGGACACTCTGGCAGGGGGAGCGCTTTTTCAGGAGCCCACGTTGGTCCACTGGGTAGATGGCGTTAACCTGCACCTGATTGAGCGCCGTGCAATGGGGCAGGACTGGGCGCTACAGCCGCAGGCTGGTCCGCAATTTCATCCCCCACGCTTTGTTTTCCACAGTCTGAAAGGAGGTGTGGGGCGTTCAACGGCCATGATGTTGTGGGGGCGGGAGTTGGTTCGCCAGGGCCGCACCGTGTTGTTGGTAGACCTGGATCTTGAAGCGCCTGGGCTGGGTGCGCACATGCTGGAGCCTGAACACCGCCCAGTATATGGCGTTTTGGATTGGCTGGTTGAAGATCTGGTGGGTAATGCGCGTGCGGCCATGCCGAAAGACATGGTGGCTCAGAGTACTTTGGTGAATAGTCCGGGTTTGTGGGTAGCGCCAGCGTTGGGCAAGCGTGCGTTTGATAGCCCGGAAAACGTGATGGCCAAACTGGCCCGTGGCTATCTTGAAGGAGAAGATGGTCTCGGTTTCGCCGCAAGGTTGCGGCACATGGTGGAGGCGCTTGAAGCCCATGTGAAGCCGGATGTTGTATTGATTGATAGCCGCGCTGGATTGCATGAAACCGTTGCCGCGAATCTTCTGCATTTGAACGCCGAGGTATTTTTGTTCGCGGTGGATGTTCCGGCTACTTGGGAGGGTTATCGCTACTTGCTGTCGCATCTGACACAACTGGCGCAGGTAAGCGGTAAGGCGAGCCAGCAGCTAGTAGATTGGCGGGAGCGTTTTCACATGGTTCACGCGCGCTCAAGCATGAGTGAAGCAGATAAGCGTCGTTTTGCATCCCGTGCATTCAATGTATGGGTTGATACACTCTACGACGAACTGCCACCAGATGAGTTGGTTGATGCTGCTCCAGCGTTTACTTTTGATGAGTTTGATTCCGATGCGCCGCACTGGCCTTTATCCATCCTCAGGAGTGATCACTTTGAGGCGCTGGACCCGATGATGCAGTTAGCAAGCATTGGTGAAAGTGCCATCCGGGAGGCGTTTGGTGAGCTATTCTCAGGGCTAAATCATTGTCTGGCTCTGGCCAAGGTAGATATCTTATGA